The Coffea eugenioides isolate CCC68of chromosome 8, Ceug_1.0, whole genome shotgun sequence genome has a segment encoding these proteins:
- the LOC113780687 gene encoding uncharacterized protein LOC113780687 produces MLEVDTLNMLSAKMDNVVKMLNRHVGSNSNQGVVVACCTTCGGDHDNSMCSSSEQVQYLNNYNRPPQNNPYFNTYNPGWRNHPNFGWKDQGNQQRPINPPSFQPKQPLPESKPAWELAIEKLENVSNDKIEKLANATTQRFERIEGRMDQLTNVYRNVKIQLGQIANAVNNRNQGDLPSKIEVNPRKHVKAITLRSGKEVGEKLVAKSEREFERRENKQLSKLGENGKKIKGKEKMEENEPQIKDTTPIPPPVPFSQRLKPSKNNKEFEKFVNIFKQLHINIPFVDAILQISSYAKFLKEIMTKKRKLVDSGTIALTEECSAIVQNKLPPKLKDSGSFTVPCTFIVLEELEDSLFS; encoded by the coding sequence ATGCTGGAAGTAGATACCTTGAATATGTTAAGTGCAAAGATGGATAATGTGGTTAAGATGCTTAATAGGCATGTTGGTTCTAACTCTAATCAAGGAGTAGTTGTTGCATGTTGTACTACTTGCGGCGGAGATCATGATAATTCTATGTGTTCTAGTAGCGAACAGGTTCAATATCTCAACAATTACAACCGTCCACCCCAAAATAATCCATACTTTAATACCTACAATCCAGGATGGCGTAATCACCCGAATTTTGGATGGAAGGATCAAGGGAACCAACAAAGACCAATTAATCCACCGAGTTTTCAACCGAAGCAACCACTTCCGGAGTCCAAACCAGCTTGGGAATTGGCAATTGAGAAACTAGAAAATgtatcaaatgataaaattgaaaagttagccAATGCCACTACTCAACGGTTTGAGAGAATTGAGGGAAGGATGGACCAACTCACCAATGTGTACAGAAATGTTAAAATCCAATTGGGGCAAATAGCTAATGCGGTCAATAATCGCAACCAAGGGGACTTACCTAGCAAGATTGAGGTGAATCCAAGAAAACATGTGAAGGCCATAACCCTCCGTAGTGGTAAGGAAGTGGGGGAGAAACTTGTAGCGAAAAGTGAAAGAGAAtttgaaagaagagaaaataagCAGTTGAGTAAATTAGGAGAAAATGGCAAGAAAatcaaagggaaagaaaagatggaagaaaatgaaCCACAAATTAAAGATACAACACCAATTCCTCCACCGGTGCCATTTTCACAAAGATTGAAACCTTCAAAAAATAACAAAGAATTTGAGAAGTTTGTCAACATTTTCAAACAATTACatattaacattccttttgttgatgctattttgcagatttCTTCATACGCAAAGTTTCTCAAGGAGATAATGACTAAGAAAAGGAAGTTAGTAGATAGTGGGACAATTGCATTAACGGAAGAATGTAGTGCCATTGTTCAAAATAAATTGCCACCAAAGTTGAAAGATTCAGGGAGTTTCACAGTTCCTTGCACTTTTATAGTCCTAGAAGAGTTAGAAGACTCCCTTTTCTCTTAA